One window of the Nitratidesulfovibrio sp. genome contains the following:
- the ftsA gene encoding cell division protein FtsA codes for MPKSDLIVGLDIGTTKICAVVGEATPDGVDIVGIGTSPSTGLRKGVVVNIEQTVQSIKKALEEAELMAGCEIRSVYAGIAGSHIKGFNSHGVIAVKGGEVGPKDVERALDAAKAVAIPLDREVIHILPQEYIVDDQRGIADPLGMAGVRLEVKVHIVTGAVTSAQNIVRSCHRSGLDVSDIVLEALASSKAVLTEEEREIGVALVDLGGGTTDIAVFSNDSIKHTGVLALGGQNLTNDIAFGLRTPMVSAEKIKVKYGCAMADLVRNDDLIEVPSVGGRDPRRLSRQVLAEICEPRMEEILSLVDQELVRSGFKNMIGAGVVLTGGTALIDGCQELGEQIFNMPTRIGYPRNVGGLRDVVNSPKFATAVGLLRYGAEKEGLELKFRIRDGNVFNRVLSRMRKWFSDIS; via the coding sequence ATGCCCAAGTCGGATCTGATTGTCGGCCTTGATATCGGTACCACCAAAATCTGCGCGGTCGTGGGTGAAGCCACGCCCGACGGAGTCGATATCGTCGGCATCGGCACCAGTCCCTCCACCGGCCTGCGCAAGGGCGTGGTGGTCAACATCGAGCAGACCGTCCAGTCCATCAAGAAAGCTCTCGAAGAAGCCGAGCTGATGGCTGGCTGCGAAATCCGTTCGGTCTATGCGGGTATCGCGGGCAGCCACATCAAGGGCTTCAACAGTCATGGCGTCATCGCCGTAAAAGGCGGCGAGGTGGGCCCCAAAGACGTCGAACGCGCGCTGGACGCGGCGAAAGCCGTGGCCATTCCGCTGGACCGCGAGGTCATCCACATCCTTCCGCAGGAATACATCGTGGACGACCAGCGCGGCATTGCCGATCCCCTCGGCATGGCGGGCGTGCGGCTGGAGGTCAAGGTGCACATCGTGACGGGCGCCGTGACGTCCGCCCAGAACATCGTGCGTTCCTGCCACAGGAGCGGGCTCGACGTGTCGGACATCGTGCTCGAGGCGCTGGCCTCCAGCAAGGCCGTGCTGACCGAGGAAGAGAGGGAGATTGGCGTCGCCCTCGTCGACCTTGGCGGCGGCACCACCGACATCGCCGTGTTCTCCAACGATTCCATCAAGCACACGGGCGTGCTTGCGCTGGGCGGACAGAACCTGACCAACGACATCGCGTTCGGGTTGCGCACCCCCATGGTTTCGGCCGAAAAGATCAAGGTCAAGTATGGCTGCGCCATGGCCGACCTTGTGCGCAACGACGACCTCATCGAGGTGCCGAGCGTGGGCGGGCGCGATCCGCGCCGCCTGTCGCGCCAGGTGCTTGCCGAAATCTGCGAACCCCGCATGGAGGAGATCCTGTCGCTGGTGGATCAGGAACTCGTCCGCTCCGGCTTCAAGAACATGATCGGAGCGGGCGTGGTGCTGACCGGCGGGACGGCCCTCATCGACGGGTGCCAGGAGCTTGGCGAGCAGATTTTCAACATGCCTACCCGCATCGGCTACCCCCGGAATGTGGGCGGGCTGCGTGACGTGGTGAACAGCCCGAAGTTCGCCACCGCCGTGGGGCTTTTGCGCTACGGCGCGGAAAAGGAGGGCCTTGAACTCAAGTTCCGCATCCGCGACGGAAACGTGTTCAACCGCGTGCTGTCGCGCATGCGCAAATGGTTCTCCGACATCTCGTAA
- a CDS encoding DUF4851 domain-containing protein yields MLPQRLSGVRRTPFATSVSLVIPLLLGVLLAACAPLTRGLSGNAVVSSSRPPVVVRPASGFDLLGSGTASPLLDTELGLRHADVGWAFYADATRERQLAVLLSETPTGWQWELDVSSPWREVRRDVYAVGPARFAGATFLMPAPADPFASMLPAPPRLAPDEGEWRWLVRRYTQLFDFRAVKLVVEYREPVPAGVGEQLADALDAGQLPAGRAAALLGEFEARSRAAFTVLAYPEGGLPAENFAHDASRVQVRNLGGMAGRMEPIRNLPSDDR; encoded by the coding sequence ATGCTTCCGCAACGTCTTTCCGGGGTGCGTCGTACCCCCTTTGCAACATCGGTTTCGTTGGTCATTCCACTGTTGTTGGGGGTGCTGCTTGCGGCCTGCGCCCCGCTTACGCGCGGCCTGAGCGGCAACGCCGTGGTGTCGTCGTCGCGCCCGCCGGTGGTGGTGCGTCCGGCATCTGGGTTCGACCTGCTGGGCAGCGGTACCGCATCGCCCTTGCTGGATACCGAGTTGGGGCTGCGTCATGCCGACGTGGGCTGGGCCTTTTACGCCGATGCCACGCGCGAACGGCAACTTGCCGTCTTGCTGAGCGAAACGCCCACAGGCTGGCAGTGGGAACTGGACGTTTCCAGTCCCTGGCGCGAGGTGCGGCGCGACGTGTACGCCGTCGGCCCCGCGCGCTTTGCCGGTGCAACTTTTCTGATGCCCGCCCCTGCCGACCCGTTCGCCTCCATGTTGCCCGCGCCGCCCAGACTGGCGCCCGACGAGGGCGAGTGGCGCTGGCTGGTGCGGCGCTACACGCAACTGTTCGACTTCCGGGCGGTGAAGCTGGTGGTGGAATACCGCGAGCCCGTACCCGCCGGGGTGGGGGAACAACTGGCCGACGCGCTCGATGCCGGGCAATTGCCTGCCGGGCGTGCGGCGGCACTGCTGGGCGAGTTCGAGGCGCGGTCCCGCGCGGCCTTCACGGTGTTGGCCTACCCCGAGGGCGGTCTGCCTGCGGAGAACTTCGCGCATGATGCCAGCAGGGTGCAGGTGCGCAACCTGGGGGGCATGGCCGGGCGCATGGAGCCCATTCGCAACCTGCCGAGCGACGACAGGTAA
- the murG gene encoding undecaprenyldiphospho-muramoylpentapeptide beta-N-acetylglucosaminyltransferase, whose amino-acid sequence MRRVILTTGGTGGHIFPALAVAEEITRRYPKARILFLGGQYGPEADLAARAGLEYVGLPVRGVMGRGLRALAAAGAMGLGVWRAVSVVRRFDPDIAVGFGGYAAFAGVLAARLCGRPAAIHEQNAIPGLTNRLLGHVVQRVFLSLPDTAGVFPARRSVTTGNPVRAAIVAAGAAAAAAVTAGGAAPRSVHSRRLLVMGGSLGARAINEAVVAALPALRDAGVELWHQTGTSDWERVRTGYKQAGISEARVEAFIDDVASAYTWADLVLCRAGATSVAELAVAGKPSVLVPFPFATHNHQLHNARHVADAGAALVVEQKDVTPGADGKPAVALDHVLVELLADRQRLADMSHAARAMGRPQAAAAVVDGMEAILAGRGK is encoded by the coding sequence ATGCGTCGCGTCATCCTCACCACTGGCGGAACCGGGGGGCACATCTTCCCGGCGCTTGCCGTGGCCGAGGAGATCACCCGCCGGTACCCCAAGGCCCGCATCCTGTTCCTGGGGGGGCAATACGGGCCGGAAGCCGACCTTGCGGCCCGAGCCGGGCTCGAGTATGTGGGCCTGCCGGTACGCGGGGTGATGGGGCGCGGCCTGCGTGCGCTGGCCGCCGCCGGGGCCATGGGCCTTGGCGTGTGGCGTGCGGTTTCCGTGGTGCGCCGGTTCGACCCGGACATCGCCGTGGGCTTCGGCGGTTACGCCGCCTTTGCCGGGGTGCTGGCCGCCCGGCTGTGCGGCAGGCCCGCCGCCATCCACGAGCAGAACGCCATCCCCGGACTGACCAACCGCCTGTTGGGCCATGTGGTGCAGCGGGTGTTCCTGTCCCTGCCGGACACGGCGGGGGTGTTCCCCGCGCGGCGCAGCGTGACCACCGGCAACCCGGTGCGCGCGGCCATCGTTGCTGCCGGGGCGGCTGCTGCAGCTGCCGTGACGGCGGGGGGCGCCGCCCCGCGTTCCGTCCATTCGCGCCGTCTGCTGGTCATGGGCGGCAGCCTTGGCGCCCGCGCCATCAACGAGGCAGTGGTGGCTGCACTGCCTGCCCTGCGCGATGCCGGGGTGGAGTTGTGGCACCAGACCGGCACCAGCGATTGGGAACGGGTGCGCACGGGCTACAAGCAGGCCGGAATTTCCGAGGCCCGCGTCGAGGCCTTCATCGACGACGTGGCCAGCGCCTACACCTGGGCGGACCTTGTGCTGTGCCGCGCCGGGGCCACCTCCGTGGCCGAACTGGCTGTGGCGGGCAAGCCTTCGGTGCTGGTGCCGTTTCCGTTTGCCACCCACAACCACCAGTTGCACAACGCCCGGCACGTTGCCGACGCAGGCGCGGCACTGGTGGTGGAGCAGAAGGACGTCACGCCCGGTGCGGACGGCAAGCCCGCAGTGGCGCTGGACCACGTGCTGGTCGAGCTTCTGGCTGACCGCCAGCGGCTGGCCGACATGAGCCACGCCGCGCGCGCCATGGGCAGGCCGCAGGCCGCAGCCGCCGTGGTGGACGGCATGGAAGCCATCCTCGCGGGGCGTGGGAAGTAA
- a CDS encoding DUF4851 domain-containing protein, with the protein MPKLIVLALVLLLVGFVYAFMYRNPVRRGLAGDMLASSARPVLLVRPAPGLAPAGAGVADIAPDTASATGSARVYYALHASPTPGGGGGTPVRLAALLAEASSEYRWPLDVAPGPGVVLAEVRAATGQLAGMTMHAATFALPPDRDVLAPAFADDPAPWRSGALVRRFTGLAEMRHVKVMVEYREPLARIGDAPGEGAPRFGRPTVLDDPAALAAFEARAEQAFRLERPDGDWTRGKDIARLDAAPEQVKRREITRMLGILERDRGDDR; encoded by the coding sequence ATGCCCAAGCTGATAGTCCTTGCCCTTGTCCTGCTGCTGGTCGGCTTCGTCTACGCGTTCATGTACCGCAACCCGGTTCGCAGGGGCCTTGCAGGGGACATGCTGGCATCGTCGGCGCGCCCAGTGCTGCTGGTGCGCCCGGCGCCCGGGCTGGCGCCCGCAGGGGCGGGCGTGGCGGACATAGCGCCGGATACGGCCAGCGCCACCGGCTCGGCCAGGGTGTATTATGCCCTGCATGCCAGCCCCACGCCCGGCGGGGGCGGCGGCACCCCGGTTCGCCTGGCAGCCCTGCTGGCGGAAGCTTCCAGCGAATACCGCTGGCCGCTGGACGTGGCGCCGGGGCCCGGCGTGGTGCTGGCCGAGGTGCGTGCCGCCACCGGCCAACTGGCGGGCATGACCATGCACGCCGCCACCTTCGCGTTGCCGCCGGACAGGGACGTGCTGGCCCCGGCCTTCGCCGACGACCCTGCGCCGTGGCGTTCCGGCGCGTTGGTGCGCAGGTTTACCGGACTTGCGGAGATGCGCCACGTGAAGGTGATGGTGGAATACCGCGAGCCACTGGCAAGGATCGGTGATGCGCCCGGAGAGGGTGCGCCCCGCTTCGGCCGCCCGACGGTGCTGGACGATCCGGCGGCGCTGGCGGCCTTCGAGGCGCGGGCGGAACAGGCCTTTCGCCTGGAACGCCCCGATGGCGACTGGACCAGGGGCAAGGACATCGCCCGGCTGGACGCCGCGCCGGAGCAGGTGAAACGCCGCGAAATCACCCGCATGCTCGGCATTCTGGAGCGCGACCGGGGGGACGACCGCTGA
- the murC gene encoding UDP-N-acetylmuramate--L-alanine ligase, which translates to MNNNKIKKIHMVGIGGSGMSGIAEVLLNLGYEVRGSDMSDGTVVRRLRKLGAEIYIGHGEGNLTDAQVLVKSTAIGDENPEVAAARRRGIPIIPRAEMLAELMRLRTGIAIAGTHGKTTTTSLAAAIFDEAGTDPTVIIGGRLNAYGANARLGDGAYLIAEADESDGSFLCLFPIVTVVTNVDMDHMDHYPSQQAIDDAFVDFMNKVPFYGMNVVCGDDPGVRRLLPRVKRPVITYGFGDGNAIRAEVLACADTSLFNVIVNGDDIGQVRLAQPGRHNILNALAAIGVALECDIAPGKIVAGLAKFGGVGRRFERKGERDGVLVVDDYGHHPAEIAATLATARQCFPHRRLVVVFQPHRFSRTQALFGEFCKVFDGVDKLLLTEIYPASEKPIPGVSGQSLAQGIRQVSKTDVTYHQDFDSVLAALPEVLQPGDLLLTLGAGNVTTIGPRYLERE; encoded by the coding sequence ATGAATAACAACAAGATCAAGAAAATACACATGGTCGGCATCGGCGGTTCCGGCATGAGCGGCATTGCCGAGGTGCTGTTGAACCTGGGCTACGAGGTGCGCGGCTCGGACATGTCCGACGGCACGGTGGTGCGCCGTTTGCGCAAGCTGGGGGCCGAAATCTACATCGGCCACGGCGAGGGCAACCTGACGGACGCCCAGGTGCTGGTGAAGTCCACGGCCATTGGCGACGAGAACCCCGAGGTGGCGGCGGCGCGCAGGCGCGGCATTCCCATCATTCCGCGCGCCGAGATGCTGGCGGAACTGATGCGCCTGCGCACGGGCATCGCCATCGCAGGCACGCACGGCAAGACCACCACCACCTCGCTGGCGGCGGCCATCTTCGACGAGGCGGGCACCGACCCCACAGTGATCATCGGCGGGCGGCTGAATGCCTACGGCGCCAACGCGCGGCTGGGCGACGGGGCCTACCTCATTGCAGAGGCGGACGAATCGGACGGCTCGTTCCTGTGCCTGTTCCCCATCGTCACCGTGGTCACCAACGTGGACATGGACCACATGGACCACTACCCCTCGCAGCAGGCCATCGACGATGCCTTCGTGGATTTCATGAACAAGGTGCCGTTCTACGGCATGAACGTGGTCTGCGGCGACGACCCCGGCGTGCGGCGCCTGCTGCCCCGGGTGAAGCGTCCGGTCATCACCTACGGCTTCGGAGATGGCAACGCCATCCGGGCAGAGGTGCTGGCCTGCGCGGACACCAGCCTGTTCAACGTCATCGTCAACGGCGACGACATCGGTCAGGTGCGCCTCGCCCAGCCGGGCCGCCACAACATCCTGAATGCCCTGGCCGCCATCGGCGTGGCGCTGGAATGCGACATCGCGCCCGGAAAGATCGTGGCGGGCCTGGCCAAGTTCGGCGGGGTGGGGCGGCGCTTCGAGCGCAAGGGCGAGCGCGACGGCGTGCTGGTGGTGGACGACTACGGGCACCACCCGGCGGAAATCGCGGCTACCCTGGCCACGGCGCGCCAGTGCTTTCCGCACCGGCGGCTGGTGGTGGTGTTCCAGCCGCACCGGTTCAGCCGCACGCAGGCCCTGTTCGGCGAATTCTGCAAGGTGTTCGACGGCGTGGACAAGCTGCTGCTGACGGAAATCTACCCCGCGTCGGAAAAGCCCATCCCCGGCGTGAGCGGGCAAAGCCTTGCCCAGGGCATCCGCCAGGTATCCAAGACCGACGTGACCTATCATCAGGATTTTGATTCCGTGCTGGCGGCATTGCCCGAAGTGCTGCAACCCGGCGACCTCTTGCTGACGCTGGGCGCGGGCAACGTGACCACCATCGGCCCCCGTTACCTGGAAAGGGAATAG
- a CDS encoding PaaI family thioesterase — protein sequence MSTVHEDLVAFVEQHVDWHRHLGIRVEEVRTGYARLRLPFREEFAGNKSRGALHGGVISTLTDICGNVALWTHFGPNDMVSTVDMRVDFLRPAPFADLIAEADVRLQGYRIGNIFVRIASESAPGVAVAEGRIVCYVKRAE from the coding sequence GTGAGCACCGTCCATGAAGACCTTGTCGCCTTTGTCGAACAGCACGTGGACTGGCACCGCCACCTGGGCATCCGGGTGGAGGAGGTTCGCACCGGCTACGCCCGGCTGCGCCTGCCCTTCCGCGAAGAATTCGCGGGCAACAAGTCGCGCGGGGCGCTGCACGGCGGGGTCATCTCCACCCTGACGGACATCTGCGGCAACGTGGCCCTGTGGACCCACTTCGGCCCCAACGACATGGTTTCCACCGTGGACATGCGCGTGGACTTCCTGCGGCCCGCCCCCTTCGCCGATCTGATAGCCGAGGCCGACGTGCGGTTGCAGGGCTACCGCATCGGCAACATCTTCGTGCGCATCGCCTCCGAATCCGCGCCAGGCGTGGCTGTGGCCGAAGGCCGCATCGTCTGCTACGTGAAGCGCGCCGAATAA
- a CDS encoding FtsQ-type POTRA domain-containing protein, whose product MAIALSRGKKGAKNAYSRKSVKPQKATLNSGNGMLSFARWFFTMVLSVSLLVGISVGLLYIYRYATRSEYFAVKTIEVSGNLRLRQEEILGLAGIAPGANSLAVNIADMESGLLRNPWITEVSVKRLLPDGFAIKVAEREPKFWVQRGAELLYADEHGNIIAPVGAGRFTSLPTLEVEAGAEEALERLPEITGDLKRARLPVDIALVSWVRLSPGKGVELYLENSDLRLSVALEDWRGNLDRLGKVLDDLARRGELKQVREVKAGGVNVWVQKDAALGG is encoded by the coding sequence ATGGCGATAGCGTTATCGCGCGGAAAGAAAGGCGCGAAGAATGCGTACAGCAGAAAAAGCGTGAAGCCGCAGAAGGCCACGCTGAATTCCGGCAACGGGATGCTGTCGTTCGCCAGATGGTTCTTCACCATGGTCTTGTCCGTCTCTTTGCTTGTCGGCATAAGCGTAGGTTTGTTGTACATCTACAGGTATGCGACAAGGTCTGAATATTTTGCAGTCAAAACTATTGAAGTCTCGGGCAATTTGAGGTTAAGACAGGAGGAAATCCTGGGGTTGGCGGGCATTGCCCCCGGCGCGAACAGTCTTGCGGTGAACATCGCGGATATGGAGTCGGGGCTGCTGCGCAACCCGTGGATTACGGAAGTATCCGTAAAAAGGTTGCTTCCTGACGGATTTGCGATAAAAGTCGCTGAACGGGAACCGAAGTTCTGGGTACAGCGCGGCGCAGAGCTGCTCTACGCCGACGAACACGGCAACATTATCGCCCCGGTGGGGGCGGGCCGGTTCACCTCGCTGCCCACGCTGGAAGTTGAAGCAGGGGCCGAGGAAGCGCTGGAGCGACTGCCCGAGATAACCGGCGACCTGAAGCGGGCAAGGCTGCCCGTGGATATCGCCCTGGTTTCGTGGGTGCGCCTGAGCCCCGGCAAGGGCGTGGAGCTGTATCTGGAAAACAGCGACCTGCGGCTCAGCGTTGCGCTGGAAGACTGGCGCGGCAACCTCGACAGGCTGGGTAAGGTGCTCGACGACCTTGCCCGTCGGGGTGAACTGAAGCAGGTGCGCGAGGTGAAGGCGGGGGGCGTCAACGTCTGGGTACAGAAGGACGCCGCCCTCGGCGGCTGA
- the ftsZ gene encoding cell division protein FtsZ, whose protein sequence is MEFHEIDAESTAKIKVIGVGGGGGNAVQNMISSALKGVTFIAANTDIQALSRSSAELKIQLGDKLTKGLGAGANPGIGRDAALESMSAIKDAIGEADMVFVTAGMGGGTGTGAAPVIAQAAKEMGALTVGVVTKPFFFEGKKRLEAAEQGISEFREHVDSLITIPNDRLLSLAPKKATFVEMLKKADEVLYFAVKGISDLIMVPGLINLDFADVKAVMGESGLAMMGAGIARGESRAREAAMKAITSPLLEDVSIDGARGVLMNITCGPDLTIDEVSEAAGIIQEAAHEDARIFFGTVFDDTAGEEMRITVIATGIDADMVGIEGAGKSGTVTPFRKGGSMGQAQPAPRSAAQPRAEQVQQAKPAPQSMQPRGMGGFSDDDRNIPAYLRKQGQAQPTVNRANTHAPGEEDFIFDEDEFEIPSFIRKQAD, encoded by the coding sequence ATGGAATTTCACGAGATCGATGCCGAAAGCACTGCGAAGATAAAGGTCATCGGCGTCGGCGGCGGTGGCGGCAACGCTGTCCAGAACATGATATCCTCTGCGCTGAAGGGCGTTACCTTCATCGCGGCGAACACCGATATCCAGGCCCTCAGCCGGTCTTCCGCCGAACTCAAGATCCAGCTCGGCGACAAGCTGACCAAGGGCCTTGGCGCGGGCGCCAACCCCGGCATCGGCCGCGATGCCGCCCTTGAAAGCATGAGCGCCATCAAGGATGCCATCGGCGAGGCCGACATGGTCTTCGTTACCGCAGGCATGGGCGGCGGCACCGGTACCGGCGCGGCCCCCGTCATCGCGCAGGCCGCCAAGGAAATGGGCGCGCTGACCGTGGGCGTGGTCACCAAGCCGTTCTTTTTCGAAGGCAAGAAGCGCCTGGAAGCCGCGGAACAGGGCATTTCCGAATTCCGCGAGCATGTGGACAGCCTGATCACCATCCCCAACGACCGCCTGCTTTCCCTGGCCCCCAAGAAGGCCACCTTCGTGGAAATGCTGAAGAAGGCGGATGAAGTGCTGTACTTCGCGGTGAAGGGCATTTCCGACCTGATCATGGTGCCCGGCCTCATCAACCTCGACTTCGCGGACGTGAAGGCGGTGATGGGCGAATCGGGTCTGGCCATGATGGGCGCGGGCATCGCACGCGGCGAATCGCGCGCCCGCGAGGCCGCCATGAAGGCCATCACCAGCCCGCTGCTGGAAGACGTGTCCATCGACGGCGCGCGCGGCGTGCTCATGAACATCACCTGCGGCCCCGACCTGACCATTGATGAAGTCAGCGAAGCCGCCGGGATCATCCAGGAAGCCGCACACGAAGACGCGCGCATCTTCTTCGGCACCGTGTTCGACGACACGGCGGGCGAGGAAATGCGCATCACCGTCATTGCCACCGGCATCGACGCGGACATGGTGGGCATTGAAGGCGCCGGCAAGTCGGGCACCGTCACCCCGTTCCGCAAGGGCGGGTCCATGGGGCAGGCCCAGCCCGCACCCCGTTCCGCCGCGCAGCCGCGTGCCGAGCAGGTGCAGCAGGCCAAGCCCGCTCCCCAGTCCATGCAGCCGCGCGGCATGGGCGGCTTCTCTGACGACGACCGCAACATTCCCGCCTACCTGCGCAAGCAGGGCCAGGCGCAGCCCACGGTGAACCGTGCCAATACCCACGCCCCCGGCGAAGAAGACTTCATCTTCGACGAGGACGAGTTCGAGATTCCGTCCTTCATCCGCAAGCAGGCGGACTAG
- the murB gene encoding UDP-N-acetylmuramate dehydrogenase: MLTVLDGPVLAHRTTLRLGGRALAEVRAAGPRELDELPGTLARLGGEPRMLGCGSNILADDGELPVVVVALDGGGPFDTAPEVTGETEDGRVLVRVGAAQRLPRLVSRLAAWGLCGMEGLAGIPGGVGGAVAMNAGSYGCECGAALHSVSVFSPLLGHVTLGRDRFRYGYRHFEVLDEASAPLGGWYLVTGATFALTRCDSAVVHAAMRGNYLKKKATQPVLSHSAGCVFRNPSPHNPAGKLLDAAGLKGYRIGGMAFSMVHANFMVNEGHGTTKEAFSLLQFAKVAVSERFDVDLELEVKVWSWR; the protein is encoded by the coding sequence ATGCTCACGGTTCTCGACGGCCCCGTGCTTGCGCACCGCACCACGCTCCGCCTTGGCGGCAGGGCGCTGGCAGAGGTGCGCGCGGCCGGGCCGCGTGAACTGGACGAACTGCCCGGAACGCTGGCCCGCCTGGGCGGTGAGCCGCGCATGCTGGGCTGCGGCAGCAACATCCTTGCCGACGACGGCGAACTGCCCGTGGTGGTGGTGGCGCTGGATGGCGGCGGCCCCTTCGACACCGCGCCGGAAGTGACCGGCGAGACGGAGGACGGTCGCGTGCTGGTGCGCGTGGGCGCGGCGCAGCGGCTGCCGCGCCTGGTATCGCGCCTGGCCGCGTGGGGCCTGTGCGGCATGGAAGGTCTGGCTGGCATTCCCGGCGGGGTGGGCGGCGCGGTGGCCATGAATGCCGGGTCCTACGGGTGCGAATGCGGCGCCGCGCTGCATTCCGTATCCGTGTTTTCCCCCCTGCTGGGCCATGTGACCCTGGGGCGCGACAGGTTCCGGTACGGGTATCGGCATTTCGAGGTGCTGGACGAGGCTAGCGCGCCGCTGGGCGGCTGGTACCTGGTCACCGGGGCCACCTTTGCCCTGACGCGGTGCGACAGTGCCGTGGTGCATGCCGCCATGCGCGGCAATTACCTGAAGAAGAAAGCGACGCAGCCGGTGCTGTCACACAGTGCGGGTTGTGTATTCCGCAATCCGTCACCGCACAATCCGGCGGGCAAGCTGCTGGACGCAGCAGGGCTTAAGGGATACCGCATTGGTGGCATGGCATTTTCGATGGTGCATGCCAATTTCATGGTTAACGAAGGCCACGGCACTACAAAAGAGGCTTTCAGTTTATTGCAGTTTGCAAAAGTTGCCGTGAGTGAACGTTTTGATGTTGACCTTGAACTTGAAGTGAAGGTCTGGTCATGGCGATAG
- the ftsW gene encoding putative lipid II flippase FtsW, whose amino-acid sequence MRFGANADAHPSAALADLRHGGSFGGIAHGDHGQQNGVDWWLFAIALTLLGIGLLMVLSASGIVAERFNADKYYFFKRQLLFACVGGVSMFTAAVVPRNILYKLQYPILFGVLVMLILVLTPLGNKVNGARRWIQVGPVAVQPMEFTKIALALYLAYFMSTKQDIIKTFSRGVIPPFAVTGVFCALLLRQPDFGGAAVLAMILFFMCLVGGTRFFYLAVSGAAAVAGAIMLVVHSPYRFRRFTAFLDPFADAQDSGYQLVQSLFALGSGGITGVGIGASRQKLFYLPEAHNDFIIAVLGEELGFIGMSLVFVLMGMLFWRSFRIAARQDDLRDRFTAFGVTLVLLLGAVLNMAVVMGVAPPKGVPMPFLSYGGSSLLTTLTCVGLLLNYSRTAR is encoded by the coding sequence ATGAGGTTCGGCGCGAACGCGGACGCCCACCCCTCTGCCGCACTGGCGGACCTGCGCCACGGCGGCAGCTTTGGCGGCATCGCCCACGGCGACCACGGCCAGCAGAACGGCGTGGACTGGTGGCTGTTCGCCATCGCCCTGACCCTGCTGGGCATCGGCCTGCTGATGGTGCTGTCCGCCAGCGGCATCGTGGCCGAGCGCTTCAACGCGGACAAGTACTACTTCTTCAAGCGCCAGCTGCTCTTTGCCTGCGTGGGCGGCGTCTCCATGTTCACCGCTGCGGTGGTGCCCCGCAACATACTGTACAAATTGCAGTACCCCATTCTGTTCGGGGTGCTGGTCATGCTCATCCTGGTGCTGACCCCGCTGGGCAACAAGGTCAACGGCGCGCGTCGGTGGATACAGGTGGGGCCGGTGGCCGTGCAGCCCATGGAATTCACCAAGATCGCGCTGGCCTTGTACCTGGCCTATTTCATGAGCACCAAGCAGGATATCATCAAGACCTTCAGCCGGGGGGTCATACCGCCGTTCGCCGTGACCGGGGTGTTTTGCGCGCTGCTGCTGCGCCAGCCCGACTTCGGCGGGGCGGCGGTGCTGGCCATGATCCTGTTCTTCATGTGCCTGGTTGGCGGCACGCGGTTCTTCTATCTGGCCGTATCCGGGGCGGCGGCCGTGGCGGGCGCCATCATGCTGGTGGTGCATTCGCCGTACCGCTTCCGCCGGTTCACCGCCTTTCTCGACCCCTTCGCCGATGCGCAGGATTCCGGCTACCAGTTGGTGCAATCGCTGTTCGCGCTGGGGTCGGGCGGCATCACCGGCGTGGGCATCGGCGCCAGCCGCCAGAAGCTGTTCTACCTGCCGGAAGCGCACAACGACTTCATCATCGCCGTGCTGGGCGAGGAACTGGGGTTCATCGGCATGTCGCTGGTCTTCGTGCTGATGGGCATGCTGTTCTGGCGGAGCTTTCGCATCGCCGCCCGCCAGGACGACCTGCGCGACAGGTTCACCGCCTTCGGCGTAACCCTGGTGCTGCTGCTGGGCGCCGTGCTGAACATGGCGGTGGTCATGGGCGTGGCGCCTCCCAAGGGCGTGCCCATGCCCTTCCTGAGCTATGGGGGCAGCAGCCTGCTGACCACCCTGACCTGCGTGGGGCTGTTGCTGAACTATTCGCGAACGGCACGCTGA